In Ananas comosus cultivar F153 linkage group 10, ASM154086v1, whole genome shotgun sequence, the following proteins share a genomic window:
- the LOC109716755 gene encoding transcription factor bHLH85-like isoform X2, whose amino-acid sequence MALTRERTIKELQYDSIYAPSLDLFGFKSHYSSFLEEGEVSESLSSYSAGLPPILSDPSNSPAPSFVFGMGNSPLQEAHLSTSFKVGSASDHWGYCSSSSVLSFEQGGRLPHDSYLNLDQEEECALWIDAADQNYSINQSHDQSFDISGVNDSQQQGEERFGLLYSSSSSADGVQESANVHNKVPQKRSYVGGDVQVSTSKKQCGANKKSKAKPSPSKDPQSIAAKNRRERISERLKILQDLVPNGTKVDLVTMLEKAISYVKFLQLQVKA is encoded by the exons ATGGCTCTCACAAGGGAGAGGACGATAAAAGAATTGCAATACGATTCGATATACGCTCCTTCTCTCGATCTTTTCGGATTTAAAAGTCACTACTCTTCGTTTCTTGAGGAGGGAGAAGTCTCGGAGTCTCTCTCGAGCTACTCCGCGGGCCTTCCCCCTATCCTTTCTGACCCGAGCAACTCTCCTGCCCCTAGTTTCGTGTTCGGGATGGGGAATTCTCCACTTCAAGAAGCTCACCTGAGTACAAGCTTCAAGGTCGGTTCGGCTTCAGATCACTGGGGTTACTGCTCGAGCTCTTCGGTTCTGAGCTTCGAGCAAGGCGGTCGGTTGCCTCATGATAGCTATTTGAACCTCGATCAAGAAGAGGAGTGCGCGTTATGGATCGATGCGGCGGATCAGAATTATAGTATAAATCAATCTCATGATCAAAGTTTCGACATTAGTGGCGTGAATGATAGCCAACAacaaggagaggagaggtttgGATTGCTCTACTCGAGTTCGAGCTCCGCGGATGGTGTTCAAGAGAGTGCTAATGTACACAATAAAGTCCCCCAAAAGCGGTCGTATGTG GGTGGTGATGTGCAAGTAAGCACTTCTAAGAAGCAGTGTGGAGCAAATAAGAAGAGCAAGGCCAAACCTAGTCCATCCAAGGATCCTCAAAGTATTGCAGCAAAG AATCGGAGGGAACGGATCAGCGAGAGGTTAAAGATTCTGCAAGATCTCGTGCCGAATGGCACCAAG GTTGATTTGGTTACCATGCTAGAGAAAGCTATTAGCTATGTGAAGTTTCTCCAATTGCAAGTAaag GCTTGA
- the LOC109716755 gene encoding transcription factor bHLH83-like isoform X1, which translates to MALTRERTIKELQYDSIYAPSLDLFGFKSHYSSFLEEGEVSESLSSYSAGLPPILSDPSNSPAPSFVFGMGNSPLQEAHLSTSFKVGSASDHWGYCSSSSVLSFEQGGRLPHDSYLNLDQEEECALWIDAADQNYSINQSHDQSFDISGVNDSQQQGEERFGLLYSSSSSADGVQESANVHNKVPQKRSYVGGDVQVSTSKKQCGANKKSKAKPSPSKDPQSIAAKNRRERISERLKILQDLVPNGTKVDLVTMLEKAISYVKFLQLQVKVLATDEFWPTQGGKAPDLSQVKDAIDAILSSQRDRDSNPRQ; encoded by the exons ATGGCTCTCACAAGGGAGAGGACGATAAAAGAATTGCAATACGATTCGATATACGCTCCTTCTCTCGATCTTTTCGGATTTAAAAGTCACTACTCTTCGTTTCTTGAGGAGGGAGAAGTCTCGGAGTCTCTCTCGAGCTACTCCGCGGGCCTTCCCCCTATCCTTTCTGACCCGAGCAACTCTCCTGCCCCTAGTTTCGTGTTCGGGATGGGGAATTCTCCACTTCAAGAAGCTCACCTGAGTACAAGCTTCAAGGTCGGTTCGGCTTCAGATCACTGGGGTTACTGCTCGAGCTCTTCGGTTCTGAGCTTCGAGCAAGGCGGTCGGTTGCCTCATGATAGCTATTTGAACCTCGATCAAGAAGAGGAGTGCGCGTTATGGATCGATGCGGCGGATCAGAATTATAGTATAAATCAATCTCATGATCAAAGTTTCGACATTAGTGGCGTGAATGATAGCCAACAacaaggagaggagaggtttgGATTGCTCTACTCGAGTTCGAGCTCCGCGGATGGTGTTCAAGAGAGTGCTAATGTACACAATAAAGTCCCCCAAAAGCGGTCGTATGTG GGTGGTGATGTGCAAGTAAGCACTTCTAAGAAGCAGTGTGGAGCAAATAAGAAGAGCAAGGCCAAACCTAGTCCATCCAAGGATCCTCAAAGTATTGCAGCAAAG AATCGGAGGGAACGGATCAGCGAGAGGTTAAAGATTCTGCAAGATCTCGTGCCGAATGGCACCAAG GTTGATTTGGTTACCATGCTAGAGAAAGCTATTAGCTATGTGAAGTTTCTCCAATTGCAAGTAaag GTGTTAGCAACTGATGAGTTTTGGCCTACACAAGGAGGGAAAGCACCTGATCTCTCTCAAGTTAAGGACGCAATCGACGCGATCTTGTCATCTCAAAGAGATAGGGACTCTAATCCAAGGcaataa
- the LOC109716528 gene encoding uncharacterized protein LOC109716528 isoform X2 has protein sequence METRTLIDMALVPGVETIGAVMDSSDKTKVGAPPLKPRKKSMTSLYLKYFETASDGKSRRCKFCKQSYSIATATGNLGRHLNNRHPGYDKYIDSAQQTPQASAATANIKPQVHTRPGINLDHLNWLLLKWLIGASLPAFTLGDEMLLNSFKFLNPSIKIWPREKVQAVSLEVFRSMREDVRTSLEQVNSRVSITVDFWTSYEQIFYMSVKCHWIDESWSMHKVLLDVCHISYPCSGPEILHALMKALLAFNIDSKILSCTNDNSQQAIHACHALKEELDARKIPFCYIPCAATTLKLIIQDGLITIKPILSKIREFVLEMNSYPEIIEDFKQLAVLYQEVHWKFPLDTSSSWNGDYTMLDLIRKAPNAMDGIIKKHEETFGGRNLLLSTTEKSVVTILHSYLEPFYKTTTNLCTCKVHTVGLVLFLMDHVFDLISSCRESCRQEWLKRVADDMSKRARSFTTQAYYPFTFTAAVLDPRIKRDLIPEALNSEKHLEEASSHFLRDYSSTEYASMSNGFATQDSTTENSDIVSFAEEIARKRRRVSTTNSSDELSQYLAEPPAPIATDVLDWWKVNSTRYPRLSVMARDYLAIQGTSVEPDELFTGKGDSINKQKYCLPFSSMQAALCINSWIQSGYRFKFRSTEIDFDKLVEAGASASVDNVKL, from the exons ATGGAAACGAGAACACTAATAGATATGGCTCTTGTGCCCGGCGTAGAAACTATAGGAGCTGTAATGGATTCTTCGGACAAAACAAAAGTCGGCGCGCCACCATTGAAGCCGAGAAAAAAGTCGATGACGTCACTGTATCTCAAATATTTTGAGACGGCATCTGACGGAAAGAGTCGCCGATGCAAATTTTGCAAGCAAAGCTACTCTATAGCTACCGCAACTG GAAATCTGGGGAGGCATCTGAATAACCGCCATCCGGGCTACGATAAATATATCGATTCCGCACAACAAACTCCGCAAGCTTCTGCTGCTACAGCAAACATTAAGCCTCAAGTTCACACCAGGCCTGGAATCAATCTCGACCATCTAAACTGGTTGCTACTTAAATGGCTAATCGGCGCCTCCCTCCCTGCTTTCACCCTCGGAGATGAAATGCTTTTGAATTCTTTCAAGTTCCTCAACCCATCAATCAAAATTTGGCCAAGAGAAAAGGTTCAAGCGGTCTCGCTCGAGGTATTCAGAAGCATGCGCGAGGACGTAAGAACATCGTTAGAGCAGGTGAATTCCAGGGTTTCGATCACCGTAGATTTCTGGACGTCCTATGAGCAGATATTTTACATGTCGGTAAAGTGCCACTGGATCGATGAAAGCTGGTCTATGCACAAAGTTCTTCTTGATGTCTGCCATATATCTTATCCGTGCTCCGGGCCGGAGATCTTGCATGCCCTAATGAAAGCCCTGCTGGCGTTTAATATCGATTCTAAGATCCTCTCTTGCACTAATGATAACAGCCAGCAAGCGATTCATGCTTGCCACGCTCTCAAAGAGGAGCTCGATGCTCGTAAAATTCCCTTTTGCTATATTCCCTGTGCAGCTACGACATTGAAACTGATTATACAGGACGGTCTTATAACTATAAAGCCGATATTGTCCAAAATTCGAGAGTTTGTGCTCGAGATGAACTCGTACCCGGAAATTATCGAGGATTTTAAACAATTAGCTGTGCTTTATCAAGAAGTTCATTGGAAATTCCCGCTCGATACTTCGTCAAGCTGGAATGGTGATTACACTATGCTTGATCTCATAAGGAAG GCCCCCAATGCAATGGATGGCATTATAAAGAAGCACGAAGAAACATTCGGAGGTAGAAACTTGCTGCTAAGCACCACGGAAAAATCCGTGGTTACCATTCTACATTCGTACTTGGAGCCATTCTACAagaccacgacgaacctgtgcACTTGCAAAGTACACACCGTTGGCCTCGTGCTTTTCTTAATGGACCACGTCTTTGATCTGATAAGTTCTTGCCGGGAAAGCTGTCGCCAAGAGTGGCTTAAGCGCGTAGCCGACGACATGTCCAAGAGGGCTCGCAGCTTCACCACCCAAGCCTACTACCCCTTCACCTTCACGGCTGCAGTCCTTGACCCGCGCATCAAACGCGACCTCATCCCGGAAGCTCTGAACTCCGAAAAGCACTTGGAAGAAGCCAGCAGCCATTTTCTCAGAGACTACTCCAGCACCGAATACGCTTCCATGAGTAACGGTTTCGCTACTCAAGATTCTACTACCGAAAATAGCGACATCGTATCGTTTGCCGAGGAGATTGCGAGAAAGCGGCGTAGAGTGAGCACGACCAACTCTTCAGACGAGCTCTCTCAATATTTAGCCGAGCCACCCGCTCCGATAGCGACCGACGTGTTGGATTGGTGGAAGGTGAATAGCACGAGATATCCGCGGCTTTCCGTAATGGCTCGCGATTATTTGGCCATCCAGGGGACTTCGGTTGAGCCCGACGAGTTATTCACGGGGAAAGGCGATAGCATCAATAAGCAGAAGTACTGTCTGCCTTTCAGCAGCATGCAGGCCGCGCTGTGCATCAACTCGTGGATCCAAAGCGGCTACAGATTCAAGTTCCGATCGACGGAGATCGACTTCGATAAGCTGGTAGAAGCCGGTGCGTCTGCTTCGGTCGACAATGTTAAGTTGTAG
- the LOC109716528 gene encoding uncharacterized protein LOC109716528 isoform X1: MLLTGMETRTLIDMALVPGVETIGAVMDSSDKTKVGAPPLKPRKKSMTSLYLKYFETASDGKSRRCKFCKQSYSIATATGNLGRHLNNRHPGYDKYIDSAQQTPQASAATANIKPQVHTRPGINLDHLNWLLLKWLIGASLPAFTLGDEMLLNSFKFLNPSIKIWPREKVQAVSLEVFRSMREDVRTSLEQVNSRVSITVDFWTSYEQIFYMSVKCHWIDESWSMHKVLLDVCHISYPCSGPEILHALMKALLAFNIDSKILSCTNDNSQQAIHACHALKEELDARKIPFCYIPCAATTLKLIIQDGLITIKPILSKIREFVLEMNSYPEIIEDFKQLAVLYQEVHWKFPLDTSSSWNGDYTMLDLIRKAPNAMDGIIKKHEETFGGRNLLLSTTEKSVVTILHSYLEPFYKTTTNLCTCKVHTVGLVLFLMDHVFDLISSCRESCRQEWLKRVADDMSKRARSFTTQAYYPFTFTAAVLDPRIKRDLIPEALNSEKHLEEASSHFLRDYSSTEYASMSNGFATQDSTTENSDIVSFAEEIARKRRRVSTTNSSDELSQYLAEPPAPIATDVLDWWKVNSTRYPRLSVMARDYLAIQGTSVEPDELFTGKGDSINKQKYCLPFSSMQAALCINSWIQSGYRFKFRSTEIDFDKLVEAGASASVDNVKL; encoded by the exons ATGCTTCTAACAGGGATGGAAACGAGAACACTAATAGATATGGCTCTTGTGCCCGGCGTAGAAACTATAGGAGCTGTAATGGATTCTTCGGACAAAACAAAAGTCGGCGCGCCACCATTGAAGCCGAGAAAAAAGTCGATGACGTCACTGTATCTCAAATATTTTGAGACGGCATCTGACGGAAAGAGTCGCCGATGCAAATTTTGCAAGCAAAGCTACTCTATAGCTACCGCAACTG GAAATCTGGGGAGGCATCTGAATAACCGCCATCCGGGCTACGATAAATATATCGATTCCGCACAACAAACTCCGCAAGCTTCTGCTGCTACAGCAAACATTAAGCCTCAAGTTCACACCAGGCCTGGAATCAATCTCGACCATCTAAACTGGTTGCTACTTAAATGGCTAATCGGCGCCTCCCTCCCTGCTTTCACCCTCGGAGATGAAATGCTTTTGAATTCTTTCAAGTTCCTCAACCCATCAATCAAAATTTGGCCAAGAGAAAAGGTTCAAGCGGTCTCGCTCGAGGTATTCAGAAGCATGCGCGAGGACGTAAGAACATCGTTAGAGCAGGTGAATTCCAGGGTTTCGATCACCGTAGATTTCTGGACGTCCTATGAGCAGATATTTTACATGTCGGTAAAGTGCCACTGGATCGATGAAAGCTGGTCTATGCACAAAGTTCTTCTTGATGTCTGCCATATATCTTATCCGTGCTCCGGGCCGGAGATCTTGCATGCCCTAATGAAAGCCCTGCTGGCGTTTAATATCGATTCTAAGATCCTCTCTTGCACTAATGATAACAGCCAGCAAGCGATTCATGCTTGCCACGCTCTCAAAGAGGAGCTCGATGCTCGTAAAATTCCCTTTTGCTATATTCCCTGTGCAGCTACGACATTGAAACTGATTATACAGGACGGTCTTATAACTATAAAGCCGATATTGTCCAAAATTCGAGAGTTTGTGCTCGAGATGAACTCGTACCCGGAAATTATCGAGGATTTTAAACAATTAGCTGTGCTTTATCAAGAAGTTCATTGGAAATTCCCGCTCGATACTTCGTCAAGCTGGAATGGTGATTACACTATGCTTGATCTCATAAGGAAG GCCCCCAATGCAATGGATGGCATTATAAAGAAGCACGAAGAAACATTCGGAGGTAGAAACTTGCTGCTAAGCACCACGGAAAAATCCGTGGTTACCATTCTACATTCGTACTTGGAGCCATTCTACAagaccacgacgaacctgtgcACTTGCAAAGTACACACCGTTGGCCTCGTGCTTTTCTTAATGGACCACGTCTTTGATCTGATAAGTTCTTGCCGGGAAAGCTGTCGCCAAGAGTGGCTTAAGCGCGTAGCCGACGACATGTCCAAGAGGGCTCGCAGCTTCACCACCCAAGCCTACTACCCCTTCACCTTCACGGCTGCAGTCCTTGACCCGCGCATCAAACGCGACCTCATCCCGGAAGCTCTGAACTCCGAAAAGCACTTGGAAGAAGCCAGCAGCCATTTTCTCAGAGACTACTCCAGCACCGAATACGCTTCCATGAGTAACGGTTTCGCTACTCAAGATTCTACTACCGAAAATAGCGACATCGTATCGTTTGCCGAGGAGATTGCGAGAAAGCGGCGTAGAGTGAGCACGACCAACTCTTCAGACGAGCTCTCTCAATATTTAGCCGAGCCACCCGCTCCGATAGCGACCGACGTGTTGGATTGGTGGAAGGTGAATAGCACGAGATATCCGCGGCTTTCCGTAATGGCTCGCGATTATTTGGCCATCCAGGGGACTTCGGTTGAGCCCGACGAGTTATTCACGGGGAAAGGCGATAGCATCAATAAGCAGAAGTACTGTCTGCCTTTCAGCAGCATGCAGGCCGCGCTGTGCATCAACTCGTGGATCCAAAGCGGCTACAGATTCAAGTTCCGATCGACGGAGATCGACTTCGATAAGCTGGTAGAAGCCGGTGCGTCTGCTTCGGTCGACAATGTTAAGTTGTAG
- the LOC109716411 gene encoding protein decapping 5-like: MAAEASRSGPSADSYIGSLISLTSKSEIRYEGVLYSINTEESSIGLRNVRSFGTEGRKKDGPQILASDKIFEYILFRGSDIKDLQVKSSPQVQPATSIHNDPAIIQSHYSLPPSTSSTLPSVGAATAPDLSSHTAQVGLQSPAFQTNLPLYQPGGGLGPWASSPASGPGPAMPMMYRPGYYPSSSGLSHLQQPPFLRALPGMSIPQSIQQPLQYPGLNNTSLPSGSENLQVYPPPLLQPSSTSLGLTSSTLSTTSLPTSTSSVLTPEISASSLLDKPALTSTPSASLPFVTSQTTSNVEPGPTLAQIQNLTSLASNKPGSAPGPTLPYQTMPQMASLVASSSSSPVETLLPLVTPGQLLQMASSTIGLPQSSQTNHKEQEAKQVETKNEPLLPEPSVRAAAEISEPILPLPKPVVQKTNGAASYTHHNYRGRGRGRGNGYSRPVTQFTEDFDFIAMNEKFKKDEVWGNLGKSKAQVREKDGELKEDEDYDVEEDDEIEAVKPESKPVYVKDDFFDSLSCATLDRGNRNGRTKFSEQMKIDTETFGDFPRQNRGFRGSGSRGFRGGGRGRGPYYGGRGYGYMGRGRGYSTPNRSSY; encoded by the exons ATGGCGGCGGAGGCGTCGAGATCAGGGCCCTCGGCCGACTCCTACATCGGGAGCCTCATAAGCCTGACGTCGAAGAGCGAGATCAGGTACGAGGGCGTCCTCTACAGCATCAACACTGAAGAATCCAGCATCGGATTGCGCAACG TACGATCTTTTGGAACTGAAGGACGAAAGAAAGATGGCCCACAAATTCTTGCTAGTGACAAAATATTTGAGTACATACTCTTTCGAGGAAGTGATATTAAG GATTTGCAAGTTAAGTCCTCACCCCAAGTTCAACCAGCTACTTCCATACACAATGATCCAGCTATTATTCAG TCGCATTATTCTCTGCCACCGTCAACATCTTCAACATTGCCTTCAGTTGGAGCTGCAACTGCACCAGACCTCAGTTCCCACACAGCTCAAGTGGGCCTTCAAAGCCCAGCATTTCAAACCAATTTGCCTCTTTACCAACCTGGTGGAGGCCTCGGTCCATGGGCCTCTTCTCCTGCAAGCGGGCCTGGGCCCGCAATGCCAATGATGTACCGGCCTGGATATTATCCATCATCAAGCGGACTTTCTCATTTACAACAGCCTCCTTTCCTTCGGGCCCTACCTGGAATGTCAATTCCCCAATCAATTCAACAGCCTCTTCAATATCCTGGACTGAATAATACTTCTTTGCCGTCTGGATCAGAAAATTTGCAAGTGTATCCTCCTCCTTTATTGCAGCCCTCTAGTACTAGTCTAGGTCTAACTTCTAGTACATTATCAACTACATCACTGCCTACTTCAACCAGTAGTGTATTAACTCCAGAAATCTCAGCGAGTTCACTGCTAGATAAGCCAGCTTTGACTTCTACTCCTAGTGCCAGTCTCCCTTTTGTGACTTCACAAACAACATCTAATGTTGAGCCCGGCCCAACTTTAGcccaaattcaaaatctgaCTTCTCTTGCAAGCAACAAACCTGGTTCTGCTCCTGGTCCAACATTGCCTTATCAAACTATGCCTCAGATGGCCTCACTTGTTGCTTCATCTAGTTCAAGCCCAGTCGAGACATTGTTACCTTTAGTTACTCCGGGTCAACTTCTACAGATGGCTTCCTCCACAATCGGTTTACCTCAATCCTCGCAAACGAACCATAAAGAACAAGAAGCTAAGCAAGTAGAAACTAAGAACGAGCCTCTATTGCCTGAGCCATCAGTTCGTGCTGCAGCTGAAATTAGCGAGCCAATACTGCCATTGCCTAAACCAGTTGTTCAGAAG ACTAATGGAGCTGCTTCATATACCCATCACAACTATaggggaaggggaagaggaagaggaaatgGG TACTCTCGCCCTGTGACGCAATTTACCGAGGACTTTGATTTCATAGCAATGAATGAGAAGTTTAAAAAAGATGAGGTATGGGGTAATCTCGGCAAAAGCAAAGCCCAAGTAAGAGAAAAGGATGGAGAACTAAAAGAGGATGAAGATTATGATGTTGAAGAGGATGATGAAATAGAAGCTGTAAAGCCAGAGAGCAAG cCTGTTTATGTCAAGGACGACTTTTTTGATTCACTCTCTTGCGCCACGCTTGATCGGGGAAACCGTAACGGACGGACCAAGTTCTCGGAGCAGATGAAAATAGATACAGAG ACCTTTGGCGACTTTCCGAGGCAGAATCGGGGTTTCCGTGGCAGCGGCAGTCGCGGTTTTCGAGGCGGCGGTCGCGGCCGAGGCCCCTACTATGGCGGCCGGGGGTACGGCTACATGGGCAGGGGGCGCGGCTATTCTACCCCAAATCGCAGCTCCTATTGA
- the LOC109716061 gene encoding LOW QUALITY PROTEIN: peptidyl-prolyl cis-trans isomerase CYP26-2, chloroplastic (The sequence of the model RefSeq protein was modified relative to this genomic sequence to represent the inferred CDS: inserted 2 bases in 1 codon) — MAMSLHSLHHLPPKPLSPPPPSPPHLPHQTLALTLTAPPPPPLPLSTLSRRSLALVAAPLLLLPPAAAAAADDDGGVLCPGEAPTTARAFLDVAIDGAPAGRIVVALRGGAAPLAAARFAALVSGAAGVSYRRKEFVRITPSYVQHAGVRSYGADAEXEEVDERGPNGTEFVIAARDAPELDAAAVVVGWVVEGMDVVERIAAVKTVKDNTSSPYFRVAKLIGDKRAVVAERGFNRPYSKVVVTNCGLLD, encoded by the exons ATGGCTATGTCTCTACACTCACTCCATCATCTCCCTCCCAAACCCCTCTCTCCAccaccaccttctcctcctcatcttcctcaccaaaccctagccctaaccctaaccgcacctcctcctcccccgctACCCCTCTCCACCCTCTCCCGCCGctccctcgccctcgtcgccgcccccctcctcctcctcccccccgccgccgccgccgccgccgatgacGACGGCGGCGTACTCTGCCCCGGCGAGGCCCCGACCACGGCGCGCGCGTTCCTCGACGTCGCCATCGATGGCGCGCCGGCGGGGCGCATCGTCGTCGCGCTGCGCGGCGGAGCAGCGCCGCTCGCCGCCGCGCGCTTCGCCGCCCTCGTCTCCGGCGCCGCGGGGGTCAGCTACCGCCGCAAGGAGTTCGTCCGGATCACCCCGAGCTACGTCCAGCACGCCGGCGTGCGGTCCTACGGCGCCGACGCCGA GGAGGAGGTGGACGAGCGGGGGCCGAACGGGACGGAGTTCGTGATCGCCGCGAGGGACGCGCCCGAGCTCGACGCagcggcggtggtggtggggTGGGTGGTGGAGGGGATGGATGTGGTCGAGAGGATCGCCGCGGTGAAGACGGTGAAGGACAACACAAGCTCCCCCTACTTCAG GGTGGCGAAGTTGATTGGCGATAAAAGAGCAGTGGTTGCAGAGAGAGGCTTCAACCGCCCTTACTCGAAGGTGGTCGTAACCAATTGCGGTCTTTTAGATTAG